One Kushneria konosiri genomic window, CATATTCGATGGACTTGTAGCTGAAGTAGAACATCAAAAGCGCTGTCCCCAGACAGATCAGCACCAGAAGGGCCTTGCGGCGCTGGCCACTGAGCTGTTCATAAAACGCTGACATGCTGATGTGCCGGGCGTGACGGGCGGCATAGCCCACCCCCACAAAGGTGATGATCACGATCAGCATCTCGGTCATTTCATAAGTACCCGTGATGCCCTGACCCAGAACAATGTTGCCCACGACATGGGCGCTCATCAAAAGCGCCATGACGAGAATGCTGCCGGCAACGATGGTTTTCTCGATCAGGCCCAGTCCGCGATCCAGCATCAGCAGGGCGCGCAGCAGTGCACTCGAGGGTTGATCATCACTTTTTAAGGAAGAGGTCTGGCTCATGAGTCTTTATCCTTGTTGTGAAGAGCACACCTCAGACAATACAGCCTTGCCTCTTTATAACAAGTGGCGGGGCGATCGCCAGCATCGTCCTAGCGCGTACCGGGCGCCAGCGCCATCTCGACCAGATCCAGTTCGCGCACCAGCCGTCGCAGGGTGTGGTCATCGATCTGATGCGTTGAGCGCAGCCGATAGTACTCGCGTCGTTCTGCACGGATGGCCGCCAGGCGCATCTCGCGGGAAAAGCGCTGGTCATGTTCGTGACGCTCGGAGCTTGAGCGCTTGTCGTTGATGGTCATCAGGTTACGGTAGTAGCCGATCATGCGAGCGCTGGTCTCGGCCAGCACCGAGCGTTCAAGCTCCGTGTCATGGCGCTTTTGGGCGTCGCTGTACCAGCCCTCGATCGCCTCGATGGCGGCAAGGGAGGCGGCATGGCGTGCCGAGCGGGCCTCTTCATCGCGCCAGCTGTCGTCTGGCTTGTCCATGCGGCGCAACAGCAGGGGCAGGACGATGCTGCCCAGCAGCAGGGTAAATAAAATGACCCCGGTGGCCAGAAAGATGACCAGCTCGCGTCCCGGGAAGGCCTCGCCATCAGGCAGCGTCAGCGGCAGTGACAGCGCGGCGGCCAGCGTAATGGTGCCGCGAATGCCGGCGACCGTCCCGATGGCCATGATGCGGCTGGACAGGGGCACATGTGCCGTGCGGCGCCGCCGCGACGAGAGTCTGGAGAGATAGACGGCGCCCATGATCCAGACAAGACGCAGCGCCATCAGGGCCAGCGAGATGGCCACCACATAAAATGCAAGTTCCGGCAGGTTAAAGCTGCGGGTGTTGTTGAGCGATACCTCGATGGCCCCGCCAATGATGTCCGGCAGCTGCAGACCCAGCAGCAAGAAGACCATCGCGTTGAGCAAAAAGGTCAGAATCTCCCAGAAGTGGTTCATCTGCATGCGGGTACGGGTCTGGGCGTAGCGCTTGAGCTCGGTGCGGTTAATGGTAATGCCGGCCGAGACGGCAGCCATGATGCCCGAGCCATCCAGATGTTCGGCGATCAGGTAGGCCGCAAAGGGGATCGTCAGCATGACCAGCAGGATTTCGGTCGAGGATTCGGTGCCACGTCGGTCGATCAGCTTGCGGCGAATGGTCGAGAACAAAAAGGCCAGTGCAATCCCGACCGAAATGCCGATAAAGGTGATCAGGGCAAACTGCAGGCTCACCTGACCGAAAGAGAAGGCGCCGGTCATGGCTGCGGCCACGGCAAACTTGAGCGATACCAGGGCGGAGGCATCGTTCATCAGTGATTCGCCCTCAAGGATATGCATCAGGCGGGGCGGAATGCCCAGCCGGCCGGAAATGGCAGAGACCGCCACGGCATCGGTAGGGGAGAGTATGGCGGCCAGGGCAAAGCACACGGCCAGCGGCAGGTTGGGCAGCAGCCAGTGAATCAAAAAGCCGGCGCACACCACGGTAAATAGAACAAGGCCCACCGCCAGGGCAATGATTGGATGGCGCAGCGAGGTCAGCTCCCGCTGGGGGAACTGCCAGGCATCGGCAAACAGCAGCGGCGGCACAAACAGCAGCATGAAGGTCTCGGGCTCGAGACTGATATCCAGCGGTGTTTCCAGCCAGGCCAGCAGGGCGCCGATCGCAATCTGCAGGATGGGCAGGGGAATGCGCGGCACAAAGCGCGCCATGATACCGCTGCCGGCGGCCACCAGAATCAGGGCCAGTGCCAGTAAAACAATATGCATCAATGACTTCCTGTCACGTTATTCCTGTTTTTTGATGGGTGCCGGAGGAAATGGTTGCATCCACTTTTGACATGACGCGCCATCAGTCAGTTTGAATCTGTCGTCTCTCGTCATTGAGCCCATGAAGGCGCGCACAAAAAACCGGCATCTCAAAGGAGATGCCGGCAGGACTGACCCTTCGTGCACAGGGCACGCCAAAGGGCGGTATCAGGCGTGCTGGTTGCGGTGACGCCCTTCCTTGATCTCTTCAATCAACTTGTTGTTGAAGGCGTTGAGATCCTTTGGCGTGCGGCTGGTGACCAGCGCGCTGTCGCAGACTACTTCGCTGTCTTCCCACTGGGCGCCGGCGTTTTTCAGATCCTGCGCGATGGTGGGGACGGACGTCATGCGTCGGCCATCGACCACTTCGGCGTTGATCAGGATCCATGGGGCATGGCAGATCGCGCCGACCGGCTTGCCGGCCTTGAAGAAGTCGCGCACAAAATTCAGCGCCTTTTCCTCGGTGCGCAGGGTATCCGGATTGAAGTGACCGCCCGGCAGCATCAGCGCGTCATAATCATCGGCGCTGACTTCTTCGAGAACCTTGTCGACCGGATACTCATCGCCCCAGTCGGTCTCTGCCCACGCCTTGATGCCATGTTTTTTCAGCGACACCACGTGCACTTCGATGCTTTGCGCTTCCAGCGCCTTTTTCGGCGAGGCAAGCTCGGACTCTTCAAAACCGTCGGTGGCCAGAATGGCGACCTTGGTGCCTTTCAATTCGCTCATGTCAGAACACTCCTTATTCTTGACAGTGAAGGGTAGAGATCGGGCTCGTCTTACGCGTGCTGATGGCGATGACGGCCTTCATGAATTTCTTCGATCAGTTTGCTGCAAAAGGCATCCAGATCCTTCGGCAGACGGCTGGTAACAAAGGCGCTGTCGCAGACGACTTCGCTGTCTTCCCACTTCGCACCGGCGTTTTCCAGATCCTTGCGCAGGGCGGGGACCGAAGTCATGCGACGGCCCTCGACCACGCCTGCGTTGATCAGCGTCCAGGCGGCGTGGCAGATGGCACCGACCGGTTTGCCTTCCTGAAAAAAGCCGCGGGCGAAGGTCAGCGCCTTCTCATTGGTGCGCAGATTATCCGGGTTGAGCACGCCACCCGGCAGTACCAGCGCGTGGTAATCGTGTGAGCTGACCTCATCAAGGCTCTTGTCGACGGGGTAGTCCTCACCCCACTGGGTCTCGGCCCAGGCGCGAATCGTGCCGCGTTCGGGCGATACAATATGTACCTCGATGCCTTCGGCGGCCAGCGTGGCCTGTGGTACGGCAAGCTCCGACTCTTCAAAACCGTCGGTGGCCATAATCGCGACGCGAACGCCCATTAGATCCTGACTCATGTTTCTCCCCCAATCCTTTGGTGGTTTCAATATGTGCCTTCAAACGACCTGTGGCCGATAAAAAGGCATTTCAAGGGTAGTGCACTGCCGTGTCGTGGCGAGGGTCAATTCTGTGTCATGGATCAAGTCCTGAGCACTTTGTTGACGGATCGCCGGTGCCTTGCGGTTCACCGGTGACCTGACAGCGGTCCCGAGGCAATGTGGCCTTACGCCTCGTTTTTCGTCGGCGGCGCCATGCTTTCCAGCAACACCTTCATGTCGCCTTACGCTTCGTTCCTCGTCGGCGGCGCCATCCTCTCCAGCAACATCTTCATGTAGCCTTACGCCTCGTTCCTCGTCGGCGGCGCCATGAACTCCGGCCCGACCGGGTCGGTGATGCATTCCGAGAGGATGGCGTCGATGTCACGCATGGCCTTGTCATCGAGTGACCAGCCCATGACCTCGTTGGCCGGGTCGAGCTGATCCGGACGACGGGCGCCCCACAGCGCGACCGAAACACCGGGCTGATCAAGCAGCCAGCGCAGGGCCAGGTGCAGCACGCGCTTGTTGTAGTGCTCCTGGGCGTAGGCATCGAGCTTTTCAACGGCGCTGATGTACTGTTCAAAGCGCGGCGACTGGAATTTCGGGTCACTTTTGCGCAGATCATCACCATTAAAGGTGGTGTCGCGGTTTATCTTGCCGGAGAGCAGGCCGCGGCACAGGGCGCCATAGGTCAGGGTGCCCACACCGTCTTCGCGGATCGCCGGCAGGATGTCGTGCTCGATGTCGCGCTCGAACAGGTTATAGGGCGGCTGCATGGTGGAGAGCGGGCAGATCTGCTGGAAAGCGCGCATCTGCTCGACCGAGAAGTTGGAAACCCCTACGGCCCGAATCTTGCCGCTGTCCTTCAGTTCACGCAGTACCGTGGCGGCTTCCTCGATTTCAACGGTCGGGTCCGGCCAGTGCAGCTGGTACAGATCGATATAGTCGGTCTGCAGCCGCTTCAGACTGTCATTGATCTCCTGCTCGATGCGCCCACGGCTGGCATCACGATAGGGGCCGTCATCGTTCCAGTTCAGGCCACACTTGGTCGCCAGCACCGCCTTGTCACGGATGCCGCCTTCCTTGAGCGCCTTGCCGACCAGTCGCTCGGATTCGCCAAAGCCATAGACTGCGGCAGTGTCGATGCAGGTAATGCCGCGCTCGATGGCGCTCTGCACGGTCGCAATGGACTGCTTTTCGTCGGTGCCACCCCATTTCCAGCCACCAATGGCCCAGGTGCCGAGCGCAATGCGTGACGGTGTGAGATCACTGTTGGGGAGTTGAATCGTTTCCATCGAAAGACTACCTCCTTGAGACGCTGATTTTTGAAGCAGGGCCCGCTCATGATTAGGCCGCTATGAAAATCGTCACTCAAGCGTAGACGCCGGCAGGGCATCGTGCATGCAGCACCTGCTAATCAAGTCCCGGCCTTACGGATGCACCGCTTTCGGGGCTCGGTTAAGCTGGCGCCTTACAGATCGTGTCCTGTCCCGCTGGAACCCCGTCTGTCATGAAAATTGAGCTGCCATGAATAGTGACCTGCCATGAATAGTGCTGTGCTGATCTCTTTTGCGGTAATGGCGCTGGCCGTTGCTGTAGCCCTTGCCCTGTGGTGGCGCAGTCAGCACCAGCGCGCGCTGGTGGAAACGCTTGAGGAGGACAATGAGCGTCTGCGCGAGCAGGTCGGGGAGACCGAGCGCATGCTGGCCGAGCGCGAGGCCCTGCTCGAGCGTGAGCAGACCCATACCCAGGAGCTGCGAACGCAGCTGTCACAGCGTGAGCATCGGCTGGCAGAGGTCAATGAGGCGCTATCGGATTACCGTGAGCGCACCACACGACTGGAAGTGGAAAAGCAGCGGGATACGGCCCATTTCGAGGAGCGCCTGAATCTTCTGGGCAGCGCGCGTCAGGAGCTGACCCATGAGTTCGAACGGCTGGCCGGGCGCATCTTTGATGAGCGCCAGCAGCAGTTCTCCCACCAGTCAAAAGAGAGCGTCAGCGCCTTGATGGCGCCGGTGCGCGAACAGATCGAACAGTTTCGGGCTCGTCTTGAAACCCTGCATGGCGAGCAGCAGCAGGGCCGCACCCAGCTCACCACCCAGCTGGAGTATCTGGCCGGGCTCAATCGTCAGATGAGCGAGGATGCCAGCAATCTGACCCGGGCCCTCAAGGGGGACAGCAAGTCGCAGGGCAACTGGGGCGAGCTGATTCTGGAGCGGGTGCTGGAGCGCTCGGGGCTGAGACAGGGCATCGAGTACGAGCGCGAAGTCGTGCTGACCCATGACCAGGGCCGGTCACGTCCGGATGCCGTCATCTATCTGCCCGAGTCGCGTCATTTGATCATCGACGCCAAGGTATCGCTCACCGCCTGGAGCGAAGTGGTGGCGGCAGAAAGCGCCGTGGCCCGCGAGCAGGCCATGCGCCGGCATTTGCGTTCGGTGCGCAGCCACATCGAGACGCTGTCCGACAAGGGCTATGCGCGCCTGCCGGGGCTCAATGCCCCGGACATGGTGTTTTTGTTCATGCCCATCGAGCCAGCCTTTGCCGCGGTGTTCGAGCATGATGATCGACTCTTTCATGAAGCCTTTGATCGCCATGTCGTACTGGTCACGCCCTCGACGCTACTGGCCAGCCTGCGCACGGTGGCGGGTCTCTGGCGGCTGGAGCGCCAGAACGATAACGCGCGCGATATTGTTGCTCGCGCCGAAAAGCTGCTGGAAAAGTGCCAGGGTTTTGTGACCAGCATGGAGGAGGTCGGCACGCACCTTGAACGCGCCACCGGCAGCCATCGTCAGGCGATGAATCGACTGCGAGATGGCCAGGGCAGCCTCATTGCTCAGGCCGGACGGCTCAACGCGCTGGGCGTTCGCAATCGTAAACCCTGGCCGGAGAGCGTCAGCGAGAGTGCCCGAAGCGGACGTGAGGCGCAGGAGGCTTTGCACAACGAACGCTCGTCCCCGTTTGCCGAGTCGCGCGACGCCTCCGGAACGCTGAGCTTTGATGAGGACTGAGGCGCCATGGCGGGCGAGGCGTT contains:
- a CDS encoding TRAP transporter small permease, giving the protein MSQTSSLKSDDQPSSALLRALLMLDRGLGLIEKTIVAGSILVMALLMSAHVVGNIVLGQGITGTYEMTEMLIVIITFVGVGYAARHARHISMSAFYEQLSGQRRKALLVLICLGTALLMFYFSYKSIEYVITIHDRGRTSASLQMPLWIVYLALPIGFALAGIQYVLTLIRNLTTPGIWRSLTEREDYDDAPLPDSENEEADTTRD
- a CDS encoding Na+/H+ antiporter; translation: MHIVLLALALILVAAGSGIMARFVPRIPLPILQIAIGALLAWLETPLDISLEPETFMLLFVPPLLFADAWQFPQRELTSLRHPIIALAVGLVLFTVVCAGFLIHWLLPNLPLAVCFALAAILSPTDAVAVSAISGRLGIPPRLMHILEGESLMNDASALVSLKFAVAAAMTGAFSFGQVSLQFALITFIGISVGIALAFLFSTIRRKLIDRRGTESSTEILLVMLTIPFAAYLIAEHLDGSGIMAAVSAGITINRTELKRYAQTRTRMQMNHFWEILTFLLNAMVFLLLGLQLPDIIGGAIEVSLNNTRSFNLPELAFYVVAISLALMALRLVWIMGAVYLSRLSSRRRRTAHVPLSSRIMAIGTVAGIRGTITLAAALSLPLTLPDGEAFPGRELVIFLATGVILFTLLLGSIVLPLLLRRMDKPDDSWRDEEARSARHAASLAAIEAIEGWYSDAQKRHDTELERSVLAETSARMIGYYRNLMTINDKRSSSERHEHDQRFSREMRLAAIRAERREYYRLRSTHQIDDHTLRRLVRELDLVEMALAPGTR
- a CDS encoding type 1 glutamine amidotransferase domain-containing protein — its product is MSELKGTKVAILATDGFEESELASPKKALEAQSIEVHVVSLKKHGIKAWAETDWGDEYPVDKVLEEVSADDYDALMLPGGHFNPDTLRTEEKALNFVRDFFKAGKPVGAICHAPWILINAEVVDGRRMTSVPTIAQDLKNAGAQWEDSEVVCDSALVTSRTPKDLNAFNNKLIEEIKEGRHRNQHA
- a CDS encoding type 1 glutamine amidotransferase domain-containing protein, which encodes MSQDLMGVRVAIMATDGFEESELAVPQATLAAEGIEVHIVSPERGTIRAWAETQWGEDYPVDKSLDEVSSHDYHALVLPGGVLNPDNLRTNEKALTFARGFFQEGKPVGAICHAAWTLINAGVVEGRRMTSVPALRKDLENAGAKWEDSEVVCDSAFVTSRLPKDLDAFCSKLIEEIHEGRHRHQHA
- a CDS encoding aldo/keto reductase, with translation METIQLPNSDLTPSRIALGTWAIGGWKWGGTDEKQSIATVQSAIERGITCIDTAAVYGFGESERLVGKALKEGGIRDKAVLATKCGLNWNDDGPYRDASRGRIEQEINDSLKRLQTDYIDLYQLHWPDPTVEIEEAATVLRELKDSGKIRAVGVSNFSVEQMRAFQQICPLSTMQPPYNLFERDIEHDILPAIREDGVGTLTYGALCRGLLSGKINRDTTFNGDDLRKSDPKFQSPRFEQYISAVEKLDAYAQEHYNKRVLHLALRWLLDQPGVSVALWGARRPDQLDPANEVMGWSLDDKAMRDIDAILSECITDPVGPEFMAPPTRNEA
- the rmuC gene encoding DNA recombination protein RmuC, with the protein product MNSAVLISFAVMALAVAVALALWWRSQHQRALVETLEEDNERLREQVGETERMLAEREALLEREQTHTQELRTQLSQREHRLAEVNEALSDYRERTTRLEVEKQRDTAHFEERLNLLGSARQELTHEFERLAGRIFDERQQQFSHQSKESVSALMAPVREQIEQFRARLETLHGEQQQGRTQLTTQLEYLAGLNRQMSEDASNLTRALKGDSKSQGNWGELILERVLERSGLRQGIEYEREVVLTHDQGRSRPDAVIYLPESRHLIIDAKVSLTAWSEVVAAESAVAREQAMRRHLRSVRSHIETLSDKGYARLPGLNAPDMVFLFMPIEPAFAAVFEHDDRLFHEAFDRHVVLVTPSTLLASLRTVAGLWRLERQNDNARDIVARAEKLLEKCQGFVTSMEEVGTHLERATGSHRQAMNRLRDGQGSLIAQAGRLNALGVRNRKPWPESVSESARSGREAQEALHNERSSPFAESRDASGTLSFDED